The segment CGTGGCCGGTACCTCGGAGCCACAGATCTTGGCGCCGAGCTAAAAACAGGTGAAAAGGCATATGGCAGCAGAGAACGAGCCTAGAGGGTGACCAAGGTAGCAGGCGTAGGCGTAGGCCCTCTTCTGGCTCACTGCGTCGTGCTCCTGGGTCACTAGGCTCACTAGGCTCCTGCCCGTAGGTAGAAGTAGGCAAGCTATTAGGGCTTTGTTAGTTACAAAtgtttttacaaaatcaatatcATAATATTTTGttcatatttgataaatattatctaactataaattaactaggtttaaaagattattctcgtaattacagataaactgtgcaattagttattttatttatttatatttagtgttccatatatgtaccgcaagatttgacgtgacggagaattttaaaaaattttgtaactaGCTGATGCtgcaccaaggccttgtttacttccccaaatatagacctcagagccatagacctcggaacattaaatatagataaaaaataactaattacaaaaaaataactaattacagtcaaattgtataattagttattatttatatttatattcaatgttctatacatgtgccgcaagattcaatataacagaaaatattgaaaaaaaattagattttatgatgaactaaacaagaactAATTACTAGGAGAGGAGCGTGActatgtatttgataaatattgttcaaaatAGGAAtattagcactttcgtttgtatttgataaatattgttcaattatggactaattaggctcaaaagattcatctcgtcaattccgaccaaactgtgtaattagtttttattttcatctacatttaatactccatacatacttctaaagattcgatgtgacggagaatctgaaaaattttgcaaaatttttggagaactaaacaaggcctcaacccTAAACCATCAAAACCAGCTATAGCTACTGTAGGCATGCATGCTACTCTAGCAGTACTAGCTATCACGTTCCTACTCCTGGTCAGAGCCAGCCACAAGGAGAGGGCGCCACGGTGAGCCAGCGAGAGGACAGGCCCACGCCTGTTGCCTCGGTCATCCTCCACGCACCACGCACGCTCGTCCTCTGTCTCTGCACGGCCACTGTTACAAGACATGTCTTTTCACTTGTTTTTAGCTCGGCGCCAAGATCTGTGGCTCCGAGCTCAGCGCCAAGATCTGTGTCTCTGAGGTACCAGCCACGTCTTCGCCACATATGATGCCAACCTGTACGCGAGTGAACACCTCGGAGCCaagatctgtggcgccgagaCGTGTAACCTCGGAGCCACGAGTCCTGGCGCCGATCCACTGGGTCTAAACATGAGTTTAAGTTCTAGATGAGGCTAAATGtatattttcttaaaaaaaatgcCAAAAAGTAAAAAGTTGGGGGACGACGACGACTTACGACAACCCGCACGAGGGGCTGGGGGGGACCGGCCGGGAATCTCTACTTCTCTGTTACTAGTACTACGtactatacacacacacacacaaaccaATCCAACAGCAACAGTTGATGCCTACTCCTATGCATTTGCCCTAAAAAATGGCCACCTACATCTCTACCCAACTGGTGCGCGCGGTACACCTCCTCGCTTTGCTTATCTGTCAACTGAATGTTGTCATGTTGTGATTAGTCCCTGCGTGCTGGACGTTTCGTTTATTATCTACCCCACAGCgtttttgagagagagagagggaaaatACATATGGCATATCGACATATATCTCTAAACTGAAAATACATATGATGTCACTAAATGGAGTATATTGCCGTCCAATATGGAGTATATTGCCGTCCAATGATCCAAAATAAGTGTCTTCGGAGCAAATGATTGTTAAATAAATTGATTAATGAGGACGGTATATGGCAAAGCCTTTTGAAAAATAAGTACACGTGTCCAACAAAACCATAACTTCAAGTCAGAAAAACAACCCGGTGACTCATTTTTGGTCAGAACTTATGAAGGTTAAAGATCAATTTTTGGAATGTGGGCATTTCCAAGTTAATATTGGCGCCATAATTAGATTTTGAGGAGACACTTGGATTGGAGATAAACCACTAGGAGTAGTCTACCCTAATCTTTACCACATCATAAGAAAAACAAAGGATGACACGGTCGCTAAAGTCTTAAGCACTACCCCCATTGATTTTTTCTTTTTGGAGGGCTTTGAAGGATCACAATTTGATTGATTGGTACAAGCTAGCTAGTATCAAAATAATAAGGGTACGGTAAATCTTACCAAATACCAAGATATTTTCATTTGGGACTTACACAATAGTGGTATCTTTTCAGTTCACTCCAAATATAAGTCTATCTTACAATGTGGCGTAGTTCCTCACATATGCTCTGTTTGGAAAATTAAGGTACCACTAAAAAAATAAGATCTCTCTTTGATACCTTAAAGAGGGGGTCACACTCTAAATAAAGACGATCTGGCAAAAAGGAATTGACATATGGTGATCTAAAATGTTTGTTGCTGCAGCTCTTTTGAGACTATATAACATTTTTTTTATGGTTACTTTGCTTGTTTTATTTGGAACACAATTCATATCAGGTTTGGAATTCAACCATCGTCTAGCATCTCAAACATGATTGGCTCTTGACTTAATGGTGTTCGGGGCTACAGCTCTATGTTGGGGAATATGGTTGAATAGAAATCACATAATTCTCAAGGGCGTCAAATCCAACACTTTCTCTTGCAGGTAATTTTCAGTGAAACATATCCGAACATGCATGGTCATTGCTATACGTAAGTAGGAAGGAGGAGAGGAAGAAGTTCAAGGATCGCCGTAGGCTGTTGGAAACGGTCATCGTGCAAATTCTTTATGAAATTTGGACAGAAGATTTCAAATAGAATTAATTGAAGTTTAGTCTCATTTTTATTCAATGTTCTAGTATATATTGATTGTGCTAGCAGTTCTCTCATGTCGGTGTTGTGTGTCTAAGTACTCGTTTGGTTGTAATAAATTGCCGTGTACATCTTCTCGGAGATGTAGAGGCGGGAACAGACCTCtgttccattatctaaaaaatatTTACGTGCTCATAATTATCTGCAACTATATATACCATGCCATGCACTTCTCTATTTTGCCGTACACATATGGACATCGACATACCCACTTCTCTATTTTGCCGGCTGCCCCACCACATGTGCCCGTATATGAGCTGAGAAATAACATGGTGCGGATGACTTTGATCGAACCACTGCACATACTAGCCGATGAAGTGCATGATTATCTAGGGGCCTGGCATTTGAAGGTCGATCAGCTAGCTGGAGAGAGCAACACCTGCTAGCTAGCCGTTGTCGTTGCGTCCGTACATGTCGTCGTCGTCCCTGTCGGTCCCGGCCGGATCGAGCGGTGATCCGATCGAGAGCAGAGGTGAGTCGATCGCTAGCTAGCTCCAAGCGATCGAGGCTCGCTCGAGCGGCGCACCACCGCAAATGGCGCGGTCCGCTGCAGTATATACTATGCAAGAGCCGGCCATGGATGCAGTGcatgcaggagcaggagcatcgATCAGCAGGGAGCACGAAGCACGAGCGAAGCATCTGCATCTCATCAGGCCGCATGTCCACCCGCCGAGAAGTTGCCAGCCTCGATCAGGTCCCgcgcgctcgctcgctcgctctctGTCGCATGCAAGCAGGCCCTGTCGTCGTGCGCCATGCCTCCCGGATcctgtctccctctctctgtcGTCCGCTTCCTCAAACCAGCACTACGTACGCCATTGATCGAGCCAGGCATCATTGTTAAACTAAACCTCGCCACTGATCAGAGATACTCTCTCCTAATTAATACTATAGTAGTACTATACTAGAGGAAGACGCCAAGCAGGTCGTGGTTGGGAGCTCGATCGATCGAGAGACACATGCATGTGCGAGCTGTCTGCATGCCTACTACCTGCTACTGCTACGGAGCTAGCTACCTAGCTCTAACGACGTGTTTATCATGCAGCTAGCGTCAATGCGTGTCCTCCCCGATCGAGCTTTCAGATCTGGACGCGTAAGCTAGCTAGCGAGCAAAGCAAAGCAACAAAACAATAAAGCCAAACCAAACCCCTGCGTGTGCCTCTCTGCGACCATGCATCGCGGATCATGTCGCCATGGCACCCCCGGCCTGCTGCAACGGGTGAACACACCTCGTGTCCCTGCTGCGTGCCGCCCCTGCCATCCCACAAACACCAACGACACACACAGCCACGCCATCCTGTTCCTTCGCAAACGGGGTCAAATATTACAATAACCTTAGGTCTGCGTTGGTTGTGTCCCCCGGCCCGGTAAGGTTGTCTGGCCAGGCATTCAATTCTCCAGCATTCCATCGATTTTAGTCGTATGGGGCTGCGACGATTGTTAGACAAAAACAATGTTAGCTGACAAAAAAAAGTACAGCTTATAAGATAAACGAACCCGCTACGATATGATCCAAACAGGCCATTGCACATCTTACATCAAAATGGCCGTTGCCTTGTGTGCATCCGATCCTGCTCGATGTCCTCGCTAGTATTAGAAATAGTCATTAATGATCAATTAGCTATTAATGATGTTATTAGgcatgtatttttataattagaCATGTGTTAATTGTGACACACTATacatatttttttagataatggaacaGGGTCCAGCCTCACTGTTCATACACATCAATCAATAGAATAGAATCATTAATTTTATTACACAAATCACTTGAGTTGTTTTTCCTCTACAAGACACACCATGTCATGAGCCATTGGGCATGGGCTATAGATGAATCCATACATGTCATGGGTGATTGAGGTGATTGTGACCAACCCGACCATGAGTGCCTCATCCTCACCAGTGACGGGCTTCGGGTACATGGCAAACAACGAGATCACGGGCGAGGTGGTGCATGTGTACCTCTGCATGGGATAGACTAAGTGGTGCACCCGAGGTTGCCGTGCTGCTCACCAAGCTGGCCCTCATGAGGCGCATCTTTGACAACATCTCAGTCGTCGTCGTCCATCTCCGAAGAAGAATTAGTATGTGCTAAACGAGGCCACATTAGCAGCAACTCTAGCATGGACATCAATCGCCACCACAGGCCAGGGtcgagaggggggggggggttcaGGCAAGACCACGTCCGCCAACCCCTGCTATGCTGGATCTAGACTAATAGGGCATGGATCTAGTGTTTTGCTAGCTCGCCATCACCGTCCATTTCACCATTGGCAAGGGAAAAGCAGGAGAGGAGTGGAGGGAGGAGAAAGAAGTTGCTACGGTGGAGCCTTTCTAGGTGATAGGTAAGCCAAATATAATCTATGCCATATACAAGCATCTTGGTCTTAGGCgggggagaagatgagattcTGAAGAGACGGACTAAGAgcaaagaagagagagaagatagaTACCTAGATCACACGAGGGGTAATAAGGGTGTCTAGGGTGAAGCTTGAGAGCGATGATGTAGGCAAGGTAGAGCATAGCCTCATGGTTTCTTCCCTTATTGCAAGGCTCGTGACTGCCAAACATTGCTATGTTTTGTCTACTCGGTGCTCATTACTGACAAAGGACTGCTGAAGGCGGCCTAACAAAGGAACCAACAAAGAACTAGGTGCCTTGCATAGGATGGTGGCGGTTGCCCAACTGTTGcatgaaagagagagagaataggAGAAGAAAAGTTAGTGGTGAATTCTAAAGGCTATTTTTGTATTGTGGTATTTGCGCCCATGTGCAACAATGCGACTGAAACTTTGGATCATCTGATCTTTGAATGTGCCTTCTCCCTTGTGGTGTGGCACCATGCATACTAGATTCATGGTTGATGGCGCCAGATTTTTTGAGTTCAGGAGTTTATGTTGCCCTTCAAACCTCCAACATCTGATATTtgaatatgccttctctcgtcCAAAGTGGCACTATGCATACTAGATTCATGGTTGATGGTGCCAGAGCTTCCGAGTTCTAGTACTTATGTTGCCATTGAAATACCTGCATCATGTGATCTTTGAATGTGCCTTCTCCCATGTGGCATGGCACCATCCATACTAGATTCATGGTTGATGATGCCACCGAGTTTTGGTGCTTATGTTGCCCTTCAAACCTCCATCATCTAATATTTGAAAGCCTCTTCTCCCATGTGGCGTGGCACCATCATACTGGATGATTCATGGTTAATGGTGCCAGAGTTTTCGAGTTATATATGGTGCATATGTCTCCCTTCAAATCTCCATCATGTAATCCTTGAATATGCCTTCTTTGTGTGACATGGCACCATGTATACTGGATTCATCATGGTTGATGGTGCCGGAGTTTTTGTGTTCTAGTGCTTAATTATGTCGCCCTACAAACCTACATCATCTAGTTTTTGAATGTGCCTTGTCCGTGGTTTGGCACCATGCGTACTGGATTCATGGTTGATGGTGCCAGAGTTTCTAGGTTTTGGTGCTTATGTCACCATTCAAACCTCCATCATCTAATCTTTGAATGCACCTTCCCTCGTGCGGTGTGGCACCATTTTATACTGGATTCATGGTTAATGGCGCCATAGTTTTTGAGTTCCGGTGCTTACAGTGCTCTTCAAATCTCCATCACCTGATCTTGGAATGTGCCTTCTCCCGTGCGGTGTGGCAACATGCACACTAATTCATGGTTGATGGTGTTAGAGTTTGAGTTCTGGTGCTTGTTACCTTTGAAACCTCACAACTAATACATTATTTTGCTTTACTACTGCTGGTGTGCCTAGTTACTAAACCTCAACCAGTTTACACGACCTTATGTAGAAATTTGTTTTCTCAAAGACGAGATTTTATTTACAACTTCGGATGATCTCCTGCCCACACAATTGCAAGTGCTCATTCTATTGGTCTCGTCGTTCGTCCAAACTAAAACCGTGACTGGACACAAATAGAATTTGCATTAATTAATGTGTGCTAGTTTGATTAATCGTCGGTGTACTGTTACTTAATATCCACCAGTTCACACGACCTTATTCAGAAATCTGTTTtctcagagatgagattttaTTCAGAACTTGAGATGATCTGCTGCCCACAAAAATGTATAAACAAAACATGCAATTGCTCAATCAACGCTTCAAAATATCGTTAATCTCAAGGCACAAGCTTTACAACACTGGAGTATTTAACAGCTGATTTTATTCAGACGATCTGAAATCAGATGGCGAAATACGTATagaaaaaaacagagaacaGAGGCCAAGAACGATCCTGCTACCGTACGTGGCTACTGCGTCACATCACGCGTACAGCCATTATTTGCTGTCTGACAACCGCGTTCAGCGTGTTCTCCTGCAAACCCAAAGGCCACACTGTCACTGGCACTGCTAGCGCGTGAGCGTGATCGTCCCAGCAGAGCTCCATCGTTTTCAGCAGCATGCACACATGGCCCGCCCGCGCCCGCTAACCTAGACATGCCAGCCACGCACACCTCTCCACGCCGACACACGAGCGAGCTACCACACcaccggctgctgctgcttcacCTGCGCACGCACCACcgtctccgcctccgcctctttATAAGCAAGGAGGAACACGCACCGCCGCAGACACACACCAGCAGCGCAGCGAGCTCCATCGATCGGCGGAGGCAGGCATGGCGCCCAGCTTCGCCCGCTCCATCTCCTTCCCTCTGAGCCCCTCCAGGTCGTCGTCGACCAAGTCCCGCGCGGCGTCCGGTTACCACGCCCGGTCCGTCAGCCTCCCGTGCCGCTCCCACCCGATCCTCGCGCACCTCCACGCGCACATCAGCGCCGTGCGCGCGTGGGCGCAGGACCCGGCCGCCACCGGCGCCGCCACGGGCCTCGCGCACGTGGACGCGCTCCACGCCGCGCTCGGCGACCTCCTGGACCTCCCCGAGGCGCAGGCCGCGCTCACCCTCTCCGCCACCGGCGACCGCCTCCTGGACGCCTTCCTCCGGCTCGCCGACGCGCACGGCAGCTTCCAGGAGGCCGTGGTGGAGCTGAAGCGGGACGTGGCCGAGGCGTTGGCCGCCGTGCGCCGCCGCGACGGCGCGCGCCTGGCGTCCGCGCTCAGGTCGCAGCGCAAGGCCGGCAAGGACCTCGCCCGTCTCGCGGCCTCCGCTGCCAGGGACGGCGCGGGCGCCGGCAGCAGCAGGCCCTCACGCCTCGGCCTCGGCAGCACGGCGGAGGTTGAGGTGGCCGGGCTGCTGgccgaggccgccgccgccacggccgCTGCGTTGGCCGCGCTGTTCGGCACCGTCGCCGCCATGTCCGCGtcggcctccgccgccgcgtgcTCCTGCAAGAGGACCGCGGCGCTCATGTGCCGCGCCAAGAAGGTGTCGGAGGAAGAGATGGAGACGGTGGCGCTCGTGGAGCGGCTGGAGGAGTGCATCGACGGCCTGGAGGCCGGCAGCGACAAGGTGTTCAGGAGCCTCGTGCAGACCAGGGTTGCGctgctcaacatacacacccACATCTTCTAGCAGCACCAGCTTCCAATCTAATCAGTTAATCTCTCCAATCTAGTAAATCATAACACATGCATGTGCATGCTGTTTACTTGTTGATGATTAGCAGTCAGAAATTAAGATGCATAAGTGTAACTGTAACTCTGTAAATACGTGAGGTTTTTGTGCAGTTACGCTTGTGTATATATGTTTCCGCCTGCTGCATCATCATTATGTGTGATGTGTCTGCAACACTACAACATGAAGGCATTTTGTCAAAGGCATTTCTTTAAAGTGCCTTAATTTCTTATTATATAAAGGCATTTATTTTAAAAAGCctctaaaaatatatttttgaagGTCAAATTGAAAAACGCCTCAATTAGTTATAACAATTAAAGGCACTTTGGAAAAAATGCCTCAATAAGCTACAACTATTTGAGGCATTTTTCTAAAAACGCCTTTACTGTCTTACGCGTTAGTTCTGTTTGGAGTGGTACAAACCATCACGATCACGGTCACGCGCGGCAGCTAGTCCATCAGAAAAAATACtggaatatgaaaatatatGGATAGCATATCACGCTTTGCGATCAGCGCAGGGCCGCAGTCTATACATGTCTTCGTCCACCCGCACCGCCCGCCTACCCCTGATCCAGTCACCCTCCGTCGCCGCCTACTCCCCGCGCCCATACCCGCGCCGATGGCCACCCCTGCTGCCCTAGCTCCACCCCGCACTTGCACACGGATCACGCTCGCCCCCGCCACCCTGGCTCCGCCCCGCCCTTGCACACGGATCTGGCTGTGCCCACCCCGCCCTGCTCCAGCTATTCGTTTAATTTCACCGCCGAGGAACTGCCGCCCATGGAGGTGCTCGCCTTCCGGTGGTGGGAGGACGAGCCGAGAGCTCGTGTCCATGAAGACTTCGGAGGCGGAGGTGGAGCTGGATGAGGACGACAACGAGGAGCCGCCATGGCTCCGCCCACCACCGCTGCAATAGCTCCGCCCCGCCCTTGCAATCGGACCTGGCCGCCTCCGCCCCCCGCCCTCGATCCTGACCCCTCTCCGCCGGGTGTTGGTATTCGTGGAGCGGTGACGACCAAACGTCCACACTGCCATGTCGCCACGTCGCTCTTGCGGCTCGCCTCGATCCGCCGCAGCACCAACAGCCTGTGGAAGCCAAACCGCCCGCACCCTCCCTGACTCCGGCTCCAGCTCTGCTTCCCCATGTCGCTTCAGCTCCCCTCCTGCCCCTGCTCATGCATAGGTCAGCAACTACATCCATTTCCGGTTTGCGCTTAATCTGTTCACTTTGTTCAATCATCTATGTATGCTAATGTCTTATGCTCACCacctgtttgtgaaaatgcttatACAAACTATCACTCTAGATCATCTCCAATATCTTCAGTAGTTAGGATAAGGAGTATGCGCCCATCACCAGGGATTTGTATATTTAAATTATTGTTTTGTACATGATGTTCAGTTTTGATAGGTGTTCTCGTCTTATCCTTTTCAGCATTAGGCAACCTATTTTCTTTGCAGTGAGATTTATATAGTGTTGCAGTCACTATGGACAAGTAGTGGATGAGAATGCCTAGGTAATACTTagaaagtgttcatgattttcCTTAGTTGAGTCTAACTCTGTAGCACGATGATTTTGATAGTTGCATCTTAAAGTGGCCAGTCGAGCGTGATTAAGGCCTTTGTAACTTTGTAGAATTTGCCTTTGCTACTTCAGCACAGTAGGTTAGGATACCTTATCCTTGCTGTAATTGCAGAAATAATTATTTGTTAGAGGTGAGCAATGGATGCTTTGATGATGagacacatgcacaagcgccaaGAGACCGCAAATCGTGATCAATAGAGATTGGTGTCTTGATTTGTGATGATAATTAGAAGAGATACTCTCCAATATTTACAATGGTAATAAATGAATGGAAAAATGAAGTATCTTAACACAGCGAGCAATTATGT is part of the Sorghum bicolor cultivar BTx623 chromosome 10, Sorghum_bicolor_NCBIv3, whole genome shotgun sequence genome and harbors:
- the LOC110431203 gene encoding uncharacterized protein LOC110431203, translating into MSFRRRRPGAGTRARRRVRPIFGRPPAGAVPDTTIRGPRGGRAGGELKRHGEAELEPESGRVRAVWLPQAVGAAADRGEPQERRGDMAVWTFGRHRSTNTNTRRRGVRIEGGGRRRPGPIARAGRSYCSGGGRSHGGSSLSSSSSSTSASEVFMDTSSRLVLPPPEGEHLHGRQFLGGEIKRIAGAGRGGHSQIRVQGRGGARVAGASVIRVQVRGGARAAGVAIGAGMGAGSRRRRRVTGSGVGGRCGWTKTCIDCGPALIAKRDMLSIYFHIPVFFLMD
- the LOC8065011 gene encoding uncharacterized protein LOC8065011, giving the protein MAPSFARSISFPLSPSRSSSTKSRAASGYHARSVSLPCRSHPILAHLHAHISAVRAWAQDPAATGAATGLAHVDALHAALGDLLDLPEAQAALTLSATGDRLLDAFLRLADAHGSFQEAVVELKRDVAEALAAVRRRDGARLASALRSQRKAGKDLARLAASAARDGAGAGSSRPSRLGLGSTAEVEVAGLLAEAAAATAAALAALFGTVAAMSASASAAACSCKRTAALMCRAKKVSEEEMETVALVERLEECIDGLEAGSDKVFRSLVQTRVALLNIHTHIF